One genomic region from Solwaraspora sp. WMMD792 encodes:
- a CDS encoding serine/threonine protein kinase has product MDTPPPDTETTTRPCAHCGAPVPQRAAAGRPFRYCRDNDGACQRASRANRMRRRDAPGLAGQIARSWELVDRLDQMVGTLTETLHAELSPAGVDRRVAEVRAEAAATLAAAQAERDDARQTAEAATLAATQAQQIAAQAAARAETAETRAETATAEAAAARQQAAQARTEQAAAQQRAAAADALLRQAEHDRDTVREQLEQLIRQRDDDRRVIDELTREAAAATAAAADASEAARTADDHRQQADIRADRADAQAEAARADAAQAHAETAAAREALHQARADIDQWQRRADAAQHDTDTARADADTARAETAAAVARADQARHTATELAAALDTARAERDNAQARVTELSRQVSDLATALAALSTAHRPVDNHPAAPAQ; this is encoded by the coding sequence ATGGACACCCCGCCGCCGGACACCGAGACCACGACCCGGCCCTGCGCACACTGCGGCGCACCCGTACCGCAACGGGCAGCCGCCGGCCGCCCCTTCCGGTACTGCCGCGACAACGACGGAGCCTGCCAACGCGCCTCCCGCGCCAACCGGATGCGCCGCCGCGACGCCCCCGGCCTCGCCGGCCAGATCGCCCGCAGCTGGGAACTCGTCGACCGCCTCGACCAGATGGTCGGCACCCTCACCGAGACACTGCACGCCGAACTCTCCCCGGCCGGCGTCGACCGACGCGTCGCCGAAGTCCGGGCCGAAGCCGCCGCCACCCTCGCCGCCGCCCAGGCCGAACGCGACGACGCGCGGCAGACAGCCGAAGCCGCCACCCTCGCCGCCACCCAGGCACAACAGATTGCCGCGCAGGCCGCCGCCCGCGCCGAAACCGCCGAGACGCGCGCCGAAACCGCGACCGCCGAAGCCGCGGCGGCCCGCCAGCAGGCCGCGCAGGCACGGACGGAACAGGCCGCCGCGCAGCAACGGGCCGCCGCCGCCGACGCACTGCTGCGGCAGGCCGAACACGACCGCGACACCGTCCGCGAACAACTGGAACAACTGATCCGGCAACGCGACGACGACCGACGTGTCATCGACGAACTCACCCGGGAGGCGGCAGCGGCCACCGCCGCAGCAGCCGACGCCAGCGAAGCCGCGCGCACCGCCGACGACCACCGCCAGCAGGCCGACATTCGCGCCGACCGGGCCGACGCGCAAGCCGAGGCCGCCCGGGCAGACGCCGCCCAGGCGCACGCAGAAACCGCCGCCGCGCGCGAGGCGCTACACCAGGCGCGCGCCGACATCGACCAGTGGCAGCGGCGGGCCGATGCGGCGCAGCACGATACCGACACCGCCCGCGCCGACGCCGACACCGCCCGCGCGGAGACCGCCGCCGCCGTCGCCCGCGCCGACCAAGCCCGACACACCGCGACAGAACTCGCCGCCGCGCTCGACACCGCCCGGGCCGAACGTGACAACGCCCAGGCCCGGGTAACGGAACTGTCCCGCCAAGTCAGCGACCTCGCCACGGCGCTGGCAGCGCTCAGCACCGCCCACCGGCCGGTCGACAACCACCCGGCGGCGCCCGCACAGTGA
- a CDS encoding sugar O-acetyltransferase: MGSGGDGRSMRERMVAGALYRADDPELVEMSLRAVDLTEAYNRTSARDGGRRRALLVELFAEVGDGAEVRPPLRVDYGAHISVGSRTFVNFGLVALDAAAITVGDDVQIGCNVQLLTPSHPLAAGSRRDKWESAEPVRIGDNVWLGSGVIVLPGVEIGRDTVVGAGSVVTRSLPAGVLATGNPARVVRDLPGDRTGGG; this comes from the coding sequence GTGGGCTCTGGCGGTGACGGGCGGTCGATGCGGGAACGGATGGTCGCTGGTGCCCTGTACCGTGCCGACGATCCGGAGCTGGTCGAGATGTCGCTGCGGGCGGTGGATCTGACCGAGGCGTACAACCGCACGTCGGCGCGTGACGGTGGGCGGCGCCGGGCGCTGCTCGTCGAGCTGTTCGCCGAGGTGGGCGACGGCGCCGAGGTACGGCCTCCGCTGCGGGTCGACTACGGCGCTCACATCAGCGTCGGGTCGCGTACCTTCGTCAACTTCGGTCTGGTGGCGTTGGATGCGGCGGCTATCACCGTCGGTGACGATGTGCAGATCGGCTGCAATGTGCAGTTGTTGACGCCGTCACATCCGCTCGCGGCCGGGTCACGCCGGGACAAGTGGGAGTCCGCCGAGCCGGTCCGGATCGGCGACAACGTGTGGCTGGGCAGCGGGGTGATCGTGCTGCCCGGGGTGGAGATCGGCAGGGACACGGTGGTCGGCGCGGGGTCGGTGGTGACCCGGAGCCTGCCGGCCGGGGTGCTCGCTACCGGTAATCCGGCGCGGGTGGTGCGGGATCTGCCGGGCGACCGGACCGGCGGAGGGTGA
- a CDS encoding nucleoside triphosphate pyrophosphohydrolase family protein, with protein sequence MDLDDYQRGALRTATPRDKKNELLHLVLGLVGESGEVAEKFKKWVRDCDSDESRLDRADITKELGDVLWYVATLAAYLDLSLNDIATDNLAKLASRQNRGVLGGSGDNR encoded by the coding sequence ATGGACCTGGACGACTACCAGCGCGGCGCCCTGCGCACCGCCACGCCGCGCGACAAGAAGAACGAACTGCTCCACCTGGTACTCGGACTCGTCGGCGAGTCCGGCGAAGTCGCCGAAAAGTTCAAGAAATGGGTCCGAGACTGCGACAGCGACGAGTCCAGGCTCGACCGGGCCGACATCACCAAGGAACTCGGCGACGTCCTGTGGTACGTGGCGACCCTCGCCGCCTACCTCGACCTCTCACTGAACGACATCGCGACCGACAACCTGGCCAAGCTGGCCAGCCGCCAGAACCGTGGCGTACTCGGTGGCAGCGGCGACAACCGCTGA
- a CDS encoding class I SAM-dependent methyltransferase → MFNEVPELYDRVRPGYPDALFADLVTITGLGERSPVLEVGCGTGQATRSLAALGCSVTAIEPGAGMVALARQRLATFVNVTVESSTFEEWDDRGRRFDLLVAASAWHWVDPAIGWRRAREVLHPGGWMALLGHVVIRRPGEPEVYAETADLHELFSPGNPDWGRPPLEGDVRSTDEGWGLVDDPGGRFGPTIVRWYPTVQWFDGDGFADLLRSQSPYRRLDRDVREPLLDAIAERIRTRMGDRAARRYLSVLRIGQRAD, encoded by the coding sequence GTGTTCAACGAGGTGCCGGAGCTGTACGACAGGGTCCGGCCGGGGTACCCCGACGCGTTGTTCGCCGACCTCGTCACCATCACCGGCCTAGGTGAGAGGTCGCCTGTGCTTGAGGTGGGCTGCGGTACCGGTCAGGCGACCCGTTCGCTGGCGGCACTCGGGTGTTCGGTGACCGCCATCGAGCCGGGCGCGGGTATGGTCGCGCTTGCTCGCCAACGGCTCGCCACCTTCGTCAACGTCACCGTCGAGTCGTCGACGTTCGAAGAGTGGGACGACCGCGGTCGACGCTTCGACCTCCTCGTGGCAGCTTCAGCGTGGCACTGGGTCGATCCTGCGATCGGCTGGCGGCGAGCACGCGAGGTGCTCCACCCCGGGGGCTGGATGGCGCTGCTCGGCCACGTCGTCATCCGCCGGCCCGGCGAGCCGGAGGTGTACGCGGAGACCGCCGATCTCCACGAACTGTTCTCCCCCGGGAATCCCGACTGGGGCCGTCCGCCGCTTGAGGGCGACGTGCGCAGCACCGACGAGGGCTGGGGACTGGTCGACGATCCTGGCGGCCGGTTCGGCCCCACGATCGTGCGCTGGTACCCCACCGTTCAGTGGTTCGACGGCGACGGGTTCGCCGACCTCCTGCGCTCGCAGTCGCCGTACCGCAGGCTCGACCGCGACGTCCGCGAGCCGCTGCTCGACGCCATCGCCGAGCGCATCCGCACCCGCATGGGCGACCGAGCGGCACGCCGGTACCTGAGTGTCCTGCGTATCGGTCAGCGCGCGGACTGA
- a CDS encoding MerR family transcriptional regulator translates to MRTVDVARRAGYGVQQIRNLERDGVLPPAARTATGHRVFGELHLRCALAYRALAAATGPAEARRIVQAAHRRPADGMLALLDAAHARLHTERADLRQAQLAARAITAEPIDDVRDYDAMSISELATALGVRPSTLRHWHAEGLVVPGRDRPGGPRRYTPAQVRDARVVHQLRQAGYRVAPLRALMPRLRSAGRSADITAALAVRDADLTTRSRALLDAAAALAIVLALTAAPDHSSTVDRSGPAGRLPSVSPRHARSGSSR, encoded by the coding sequence ATGCGCACCGTCGACGTCGCCCGGCGGGCCGGGTACGGCGTTCAGCAGATCCGCAACCTCGAACGCGACGGTGTCCTGCCGCCGGCGGCCCGTACCGCCACCGGCCACCGGGTCTTCGGGGAACTGCACCTGCGGTGCGCGCTGGCCTACCGGGCCCTGGCCGCGGCGACCGGACCGGCCGAGGCCCGCAGGATCGTCCAGGCCGCCCACCGCCGCCCGGCCGACGGGATGCTCGCCCTGCTCGACGCCGCCCACGCCCGGCTGCACACCGAACGCGCCGACCTGCGACAGGCCCAGCTGGCGGCCCGGGCCATCACCGCCGAACCCATCGACGACGTACGCGACTACGACGCGATGAGCATCTCCGAGCTGGCCACGGCGCTCGGCGTACGCCCGTCGACCCTGCGGCACTGGCACGCCGAAGGACTCGTCGTGCCCGGCCGCGACCGACCGGGCGGACCGCGCCGCTACACCCCGGCCCAAGTCCGCGACGCCCGCGTCGTGCACCAGCTACGCCAGGCCGGCTACCGGGTCGCGCCGCTGCGGGCCCTGATGCCGCGACTGCGCTCCGCCGGCCGGTCGGCCGACATCACCGCCGCGTTGGCGGTCCGCGACGCCGACCTCACCACCCGGTCCCGGGCCCTGCTCGACGCCGCCGCCGCACTGGCCATTGTGCTCGCGCTCACCGCCGCCCCGGACCACTCCTCGACGGTCGACCGGTCGGGTCCGGCCGGCCGACTACCATCGGTGTCGCCGCGACATGCACGTTCCGGGAGCAGCCGATGA
- a CDS encoding DUF6194 family protein has protein sequence MTQDEIIAFVAGLGDVLALRPASGDGTPPISWGDTFFYVSPDGTVPTRRQPFATIVTKDYPGDATSRLDRPGVFRLNIAVGRDDFLRHAGHEPRGAAPAGVDPAAADILFAHPVYGAGGWLAVVDPGPRTDAVVRGLLRAAHRRAGAHHEGRDGRS, from the coding sequence ATGACCCAGGATGAGATCATCGCGTTCGTCGCCGGCCTCGGCGACGTACTGGCCCTCAGACCGGCGTCCGGCGACGGCACGCCGCCGATCAGCTGGGGCGACACGTTCTTCTACGTCTCGCCCGACGGCACGGTCCCGACCAGGCGGCAGCCGTTCGCCACGATCGTGACCAAGGACTACCCGGGCGACGCGACGTCGCGCCTGGACCGGCCGGGTGTGTTCCGGCTCAACATCGCCGTCGGACGGGACGATTTCCTGCGGCACGCCGGGCATGAGCCTCGCGGGGCCGCCCCGGCCGGGGTCGATCCCGCCGCCGCCGACATCCTGTTCGCCCACCCGGTGTACGGTGCCGGCGGCTGGCTGGCGGTGGTCGACCCCGGTCCCCGCACCGACGCGGTGGTGCGTGGTCTGCTGCGCGCGGCACACCGTCGCGCCGGCGCACACCACGAAGGGCGGGACGGCAGGAGTTAG
- a CDS encoding erythromycin esterase family protein, whose translation MDITDTARPADAAGISAFLRSLPARPLLLGLGEARHFVEELGQLRNEIFRHLVAHEGYRSIAVESDCLMGLVVDEYVTTGTGTLDDVMRHGFSHQFGTSPANRDLVSWMRAYNDGHDDKLRFHGFDGPLEYWAASPRQALTGLYDLLDDPPPGTRDTLDTLLGPDDRWSDPATVTDPSRSIGRSTDAQQLRLITDDLLALLDTQTPQLSPTDRERAELYGRTAVGLLRYHHAMADPSPARIARLSALRDAMMAANLRAVAGHGPALVFAHNLHLQRTRSVMSFGDQQLRMWSTGAITAARLGDRYAYLASALGTLGDDAPPPDTVEGALATLPWETCLVDARRLARALTAAVPRVSPDFAYFPLDPAQLDTVDGVVFLSHVPRPGTPQ comes from the coding sequence ATGGATATCACGGACACCGCTCGACCCGCCGACGCCGCCGGCATCTCGGCATTCCTGCGGTCGCTGCCCGCCCGACCCCTGCTGCTCGGCCTCGGCGAGGCACGGCACTTCGTGGAGGAACTCGGCCAGCTACGCAACGAGATCTTCCGACACCTCGTCGCACACGAGGGCTACCGGTCGATCGCCGTCGAAAGCGACTGCCTGATGGGCCTCGTGGTCGACGAGTACGTCACGACCGGCACCGGCACCCTCGACGACGTCATGCGCCACGGCTTCAGCCACCAGTTCGGCACCTCACCGGCCAACCGCGACCTGGTGAGCTGGATGCGGGCCTACAACGACGGCCACGACGACAAACTACGGTTCCACGGCTTCGACGGCCCCCTGGAGTACTGGGCGGCCAGCCCACGCCAGGCGCTCACCGGCCTGTACGACCTGCTCGACGACCCGCCGCCCGGCACCCGGGACACCCTCGACACCCTGCTCGGCCCGGACGACCGCTGGTCCGACCCGGCCACCGTCACCGACCCGTCCCGGTCGATCGGCCGGTCCACCGACGCCCAGCAGCTCCGGCTGATCACCGACGACCTGCTGGCCCTACTCGACACCCAGACACCGCAGCTGAGCCCCACCGACCGCGAACGGGCGGAACTGTACGGGCGTACCGCCGTCGGTCTGCTCCGCTACCACCACGCGATGGCCGACCCGTCCCCCGCCAGGATCGCCCGGCTGTCGGCGCTGCGGGACGCGATGATGGCCGCCAACCTACGGGCCGTCGCCGGCCACGGCCCCGCCCTGGTCTTCGCCCACAACCTGCACCTGCAGCGCACCCGCAGCGTCATGTCGTTCGGCGACCAGCAACTGCGGATGTGGAGCACGGGCGCGATCACCGCGGCCCGCCTCGGCGACCGGTACGCCTACCTGGCCTCCGCCCTCGGCACCCTCGGCGACGACGCCCCACCGCCGGACACCGTCGAAGGTGCCCTCGCCACGCTGCCGTGGGAGACCTGCCTCGTCGACGCCCGCCGACTGGCCCGGGCGCTCACCGCAGCCGTGCCACGGGTCAGCCCGGACTTCGCCTACTTCCCGCTGGACCCGGCGCAGCTCGACACGGTCGACGGCGTCGTGTTCCTCAGCCACGTCCCCCGACCGGGCACACCGCAGTGA
- a CDS encoding MerR family transcriptional regulator translates to MDLAREHGLSPQAVRNYEQAGVLPAAARTAAGYRVYTPVHAQALRAFVALVAGHGHATATAIMRAVNRGAVDEALRLVDDSHCQLVEDRRTVQAVEVALRDLAPVAPERGGTFIGPLAARLGLRPATLRAWEAAGLVRPGRDRRTGYRVYDAADVRDVMLVHQLRRGGHLLAQIAPLITQVRSAGGVAPLESTLRVWRDRLSARGRAMLAGAAELDAFLRVRAAASAGSAAGGPD, encoded by the coding sequence GTGGACCTGGCGCGGGAGCACGGTTTGTCCCCTCAGGCGGTGCGCAACTACGAGCAGGCCGGTGTCCTACCGGCGGCCGCGCGTACCGCCGCGGGCTACCGGGTCTACACGCCGGTGCACGCGCAGGCGTTGCGGGCGTTCGTCGCGTTGGTGGCCGGGCACGGTCACGCCACGGCGACGGCGATCATGCGGGCGGTGAACCGGGGTGCCGTCGACGAGGCGCTGCGACTTGTCGACGACAGCCACTGCCAGTTGGTCGAGGACCGGCGTACCGTGCAGGCGGTCGAGGTCGCGCTGCGTGATCTGGCGCCGGTCGCGCCCGAGCGCGGCGGGACGTTCATCGGCCCGTTGGCGGCCCGGCTCGGTCTGCGCCCGGCCACCCTGCGTGCGTGGGAGGCCGCCGGTCTGGTCCGGCCGGGCCGGGACCGGCGGACCGGGTACCGGGTCTACGACGCCGCCGACGTGCGGGACGTGATGCTGGTCCACCAGTTGCGCCGGGGTGGCCATCTGCTGGCGCAGATCGCGCCGTTGATCACCCAGGTCCGTTCGGCCGGTGGCGTCGCCCCGCTGGAGTCGACGCTGCGTGTCTGGCGGGACCGGTTGTCCGCGCGGGGCCGGGCGATGCTCGCCGGTGCCGCCGAACTGGACGCCTTTCTGCGTGTCCGGGCGGCGGCGTCAGCCGGGTCGGCTGCGGGTGGGCCGGACTGA
- a CDS encoding methyltransferase domain-containing protein, with the protein MFDDLIAEASAVPVAGWDFSWFAGRATEQRPSWGYARLLGRQMAEARRAVDLQTGGGEVLAGIASAPPLLVATEGWPPNVAVARRRLAPLGAHVVRAAQAGGLPLRSGCFDLVVSRHPTVVRWSEVARVLVPGGAYLSQQIGPDSVGELRAALGVSVPPRADQRPDRVRDAATAAGLDVVDLRMESLRVEFFDIAAVVVFLRKVVWTVPGFTVDRYRGQLAALHRRICAEGVFVAYSRRVLVRAYRR; encoded by the coding sequence ATGTTCGACGATCTGATCGCCGAGGCTTCGGCGGTGCCGGTGGCGGGCTGGGACTTCTCCTGGTTCGCCGGCCGGGCCACCGAGCAGCGGCCGTCCTGGGGGTACGCGCGGCTGCTGGGCCGTCAGATGGCGGAGGCGCGGCGGGCGGTGGATTTGCAGACCGGTGGCGGCGAGGTGCTGGCCGGCATCGCGTCGGCGCCGCCGCTGCTGGTGGCGACGGAGGGCTGGCCGCCGAACGTGGCCGTGGCGCGGCGGCGGCTGGCGCCGCTGGGTGCGCATGTGGTCCGCGCGGCGCAGGCCGGCGGGCTGCCGTTGCGGTCCGGTTGTTTCGACCTGGTGGTGAGCCGGCATCCGACGGTGGTGCGCTGGTCGGAGGTGGCGCGGGTGCTGGTGCCGGGCGGGGCGTACCTGTCCCAGCAGATCGGCCCGGACTCGGTAGGTGAGCTGCGGGCGGCGTTGGGGGTGTCGGTGCCGCCGCGTGCCGATCAGCGTCCGGACCGGGTGCGGGACGCGGCGACGGCGGCCGGTCTGGACGTGGTGGACCTGCGGATGGAGTCGCTGCGGGTGGAGTTCTTCGACATCGCCGCGGTGGTCGTGTTCCTGCGGAAGGTGGTGTGGACGGTGCCGGGTTTCACGGTGGACCGCTACCGGGGTCAGTTGGCGGCGCTGCACCGCAGGATCTGCGCCGAGGGGGTGTTCGTGGCGTACTCGCGGCGGGTGCTGGTGCGGGCGTACCGGCGGTGA